The genomic segment CGCAATGACATTGACGGCGAATTTCGGGAACACCACACTGGCGCTTTCGCGTTCCCGCCACAACGCGCCCGGTGGCGCGCCAATGGGAAATGTGACAAACTGGTGACAAGCGCTCAGGAGCATAGCCGCATGGCTGCTGACGACCTTTTCGAGGCCGCTGTCCAGATACTGCAAGACGACCCCCGCGTCTGCTCAGCCTTATGCAAGAAGCGCGGGACTTCGTCGCCTCCGGCCTCTGAGCCGGCAAGCGGAGCAGATACAATCCTCGCACAAGAGAGTGTCCAGAGGGACGCATACCTCTGGCGGGGGTCTGGGGGAGTCCCCCAGCTTCTCTACTAACTAACTCCCCCTTCCTGACAGAGCCTGTCCTGAGCTTGCCGAAGGAAAGGGGGGGCAGGGGGATGGTCGTACACGTCCTGATACCATTCTAAGGAGGTGATACATGCCCGCAGGAAAGAACAGCAAGACCCGCATCGGCATCAACGGCTTCGGGCGCATAGGACGGCAGGTGCTCCGCGCCATTCACGAGCGCCATCCGGACATTCTGGAAGTCGTCGCCGTCAACGACCTCACGGACGCGAAGACCAACGCCCACCTGTTCAAGTACGACACGAACTACGGCATCTATCCCGGCACGGTGGAGCCGCGCGACAGCGGGCTTACCATTGACGGGTGCGCCGTCCAGGTCTTCGCGCAGCGCGAGCCGGGCCAGATCCCGTGGCGCGACGCGGGCGTGGAGCTTGTCGTCGAGTCCACGGGCCGCTTCACCGACGCCGCGAAGGCCGCCGCGCACCGTCAGGGGGGCGCGAAGAAGGTCATCATCTCCGCGCCGGGCAAGGGCGAAGACATCACCATCGTCCTGGGCGTGAACGACATGCTGTACGACCCGGCCAAACACAACGTCATCTCCAACGCCTCCTGCACCACGAACTGCATCGCGCCCGTCGCCAAGGTGCTGCACGACGCCTTCGGCATCGAGCGCGGGCTGATGTCCACCATCCACGCCTACACCAACGACCAGAAGATACTCGACCAGGTACACGAGGACCTGCGCCGCGCACGCGCCGCCGCCATGAGCATCATCCCCACGACCACGGGCGCGGCCAGGGCGGTGGGCCTCGTGCTGCCGGAGCTTAAGGGCAAAATCCACGGCCTGGCCTTCCGCGTGCCGACGGCCACCGTGTCGGTGGTGGACTTCGTCGCCACGCTCAAGCGGCCCGTGAAGCCGGAAGAGGTCAACGCCGCCTACAAGCGCGCCGCTGAGACCAATCTGAAGGGCATCCTCCAGTACACGGAGGAAGAGCTGGTCAGCGTGGACTTCAAGGGCAATCCCCACAGCGCCATCCTGGACGCCCAGTTGACGATGGTGATGGAGGGGAACATGGTCAAGGTGGTGGCGTGGTACGACAACGAGTGGGGTTATAGCTGCCGCGTTGCCGACCTTGCGGCCAAGCTGGCGAAGATAGGGATGTAGGATAGGGTTTGGAGTTTAGGGACTGGAGGTTGGAGGCGCGGACATGAAGCGGCGACGTTTCCAGGTCATGCTGGAGTGGGATGCCGGCGATAAGGTGTGGGTGTCCTATGTGCCCGCGCTGAACTCTCTCTCGACGTTCGGGGAGACGCGGGCGAAAGCGCTGAGGAATACGAGAGAAGCAATCAAGGGCTATCTGGAAGCCGCGGAGAAAGAGGGGCTGCCGTTCTAGAGAAAGACAGCACGACGGAAGTGGTCACGGTTGAACTTCCGCCTTCATATTTCGCGTGCGGGGTGACGCAAGGCCGTTGACCAGATGTCATTTGACATGTAGAATACCTTAGCCTTCTTGTCGTCGTTGGAGGTTAGGTGGAGACATGGAAATTGTCAAGGCTGTTACACGCCTGGAACTGACAGAGGCCTTTCGCCCGTTCCTCGACTTGCGTGACTTGGCGCGTGTTGCAGGGGACAACCCAAAAGCCGAGTTGCAGGGGCCCCCTTTTGAATTCACGCAACCGCAAAAGAAGCAACGTGTGTTGTTGCATATGCGCGCCTTAGTCTTAGAGCATGAGGGCTTATCTTCGATAGAAGAGGGTGCAAAGAAAGCCGTGGAATTGCTAGCAAAGGTTCAGGCCGTCTCTCCCGTGCCGAAGGTTAACCGGCTGAGGTTTGACGTGTTGTTGATTGAACCATATCCCTTGCCATTCCACGAGCTAGTGCTGTTGATGAAGAAGCAGTATTTGAAAGACAGTGCCCTTGTGGATGCTTCCACAGATGTTGGCTTTTCTTTTGATCAGCAAGAAGGCACGGTAGTAAAACACTTCCAAATAGGTCCGATGGCACCAGTCCAACTACGCACAACGTATTTGACTTGGGGGCCTGAGAAGTTGCCTGATTGCTTTGTGTTCTTGAGTTTGGGTTATGAGCGAAATGAAGAGTTTGCATTCGAGACAAAAACCGTTGAGTCATTCTTGCAGACGGCAACAAAATGGCAGACGGGTCAAGCCGAGGCGATATTGGAAACCCTTCGACTGAAGAGGAGTTAAAAATGTCTACGGGTGCTAGTTCGCTGACAATACTTCCATCAAAAGTGGAGCGCGTTATGGTTGAATCAGCACAACCAGAAATACGAGTTGAAACGGGAGGCTCTAGCTATGTTAATCAGCAGGTGGGAGTGATCCTTCGCGAGACAATTCACCAAACAAGAGAAAGGGCTGGTGCCTCCAAAGTTAGGTACGCTTCGCTTGCAGAGGCACCTCGTACCGATATATCTGAGGAACGCAACCGCAGCATAACGGTTGCACCAGGGATTGCTCTGTCTGCTGAAGAGTATAAGCAGCGCTACGAGGGAATTGACCTTGAGCGTTTTAAGGCCCGAATGTCTCCGGACCTATTTCGCATTTTCGTGCGCTATATGGGAGCAATCCCTGGCCAAAATAAACTTGACGTGAATGAAATAGCATCGATTCCTGAGTAATATGCCGCGTATCGAATGGCAGCCTGGTATGAATATAGCCTCTCCTGTTTATTTGGATACAAATATCCTTGTGGGATATATCGTTAGGAGTCATCCTGTATACCGGAAAAGTGCACTCTTTGTTGGAGAGCTCTTGGCTTCCCGGTGTAGCGTGCAAGTGTCCCTGTTGTCCTTTCAAGAATCTTTTTGGGCTATGGCAAAGTTTTCGTATTGTGTCCAAGCTAACCAAGGGTCAGATGCACACTTTAGCCAGAGCGTATACAACAAGTGGCGCACTAGGATATTTGAGAATCATGGAATCTGGTTTGACGCCATAGTCTCCTTGCTTGAAGATTGGTCAAGAGCAGGGGTCTCTATACGCGTGATTCCTAACACTGAGGCGCAACTTAAGGAGGTTGTTGCGCGAACTCCCCAGTATATGCGTGGCTTTGGTCTAACGCCAGCGGACGCGGCTCACATGGCTCTTGCGTCATCTAATGCCCGGACTTTTGCTACAGCCGATAGAGACCTTGCAGAAATAACTGCCAACTTAGGTACGCAGGGCCTCGAAGTAGTGCATCTCAAACCGTAGAGTCGATATCATTCAAAGCAGCGAACGGCGGGCACATAGCCCGCCGCTCGCTTTTCCCGCGCCTGCTACAATAGTCTCGTTATGCAGGCGCCAGACCAGCCGCGGGACATCCCGCCCGCCATCGGCCAGCCGGACCTAACGCCTCCGCCGGAGCCGCCGCGCCCGGTCGCGCGCCGCCACGTCGGTCAGGGCGTGGCGCTCGCTCTTATTCTGGCGGGCATCGCGCTCATCGCGCTGGCGCTGCGCCTGAACGGCGTCCGGTGGGACCAGGGCCACCTGTTCCACCCGGACGAGCGGTTCATTCTCATGAAGGTCGGGGACATCAGCTTCCCCTGGCCGCCCGACCTGGCGCTGCTCCTGGACGCGGAGCGCAGCCCCTGGAACCCCCACCAGTTCCCTTACGGCAGCCTTGTATTCTATTTGCTGAAGCTGGCGGCGGGCCTCGCGGGTCTTGTATTGGGCCAGTCCGGCATTGACGACATGGCCGTCGTGGGGCGCGTGGTCATAGCCCTCCTGGACACGGGCGCGGTGCTGCTCATTTACGCACTGGGCGCGCGCCTCTACGGTCGCGCCACCGGCCTGCTGGCGGCGGGCTTCGCGGCGCTGGCGGTCATCAATATCCAACTCAGCCACTTCTACACGTCCGACCCGCTGCTCACCTTCTTTCTGGTCGGCTCCATGCTCTTTCTGGCGGGCCTGGCGCGCACGGGCAGATTGCGCGACGCTGCTCTGGCTGGACTGATGCTCGGTCTGGCGCTGGCGAGCAAGGTGAGCGCCGCGCCGTTCCTGCTGGCAGCGGGCGTGGCCGCTCTGGCATCCTGCTTCGAGGGCGACAGCCTGCATGCCGCCTCCTTCCGGCGCGAGCGCGTCGGGCGGGCTGTCGGCGCGTTCGCCCTGCTCCTGGGCGTTGCCGCAGTGGCCTTCGCCGTCGCCGCGCCATACGAGATACTAGACTTCCGCACCTTCGCGGGGGACGTCACGCGCGAGGGCGAGATGGCGCGGCGCATCGCGGACTTCCCGTACACGCGCCAGTACATTAACACGACGCCTTATCTCTACCACGTCCAGCAGCTTGCGACGTGGGGCCTGGGCTGGCCGCTGGGGCTGGTGGCGTGGGGCGGGCTGGCCGTGGCCTTCCTGATGGCCGTCATTCGGCGACGCAAGGCGGATGTGCTTCTGCTCACGTGGGTCGTGCCCTACTTCGTGGTCGTTGGCGCGTTCGACGTGAAGTTCCTGCGCTATATGCTGCCGATTACGCCGTTTCTGCTGCTATTCGGAGCGCGGGCGCTGGTGGGCCTCCACCGGGCCGTCCTTCGGTGGAAGGACGACGCGGCGGACACGTTCAGAGGGCGAGCGCGCCGGGTGCTGGCCGCGGCGCCGCGTGTGACCGCGGGCATTATTGTTGTCGTCCTGGCCGCAACGGCGCTCTATGCCGCCGCCTTCTCCGCCATCTACACGCGTCCGCATCCCGCTGTACTGGCCTCCCAATGGATTCAGGCGAACGTGCCCACCGGCGCCGTCGTCGCCAAGGAGCACTGGGAGGAAGGCATCCCGAATCTGGGGAGCTACCGTAACATTGAGTTGGGTCTCTACGAGCCTGACAACGCCGCCAAGCGCGATCTCATGGCGCGGCAGCTCGCCGAGGCCGACCTGGTGGTCTTTTACAGCAATCGCCTGTACGGGACCATTCCGCGCCTGCCCGACCGCTACCCCATGTCCAGCCGCTACTATCAGCTCCTGTTCAACGGCGACCTGGGTTTCGAGCTGGCGTACACCGCCGTATCGTATCCGAGTCTGGTGGGCGTGGGCCTGGTGGACGATACCTTCACGCGGCCGGGCCTGACGCCTCCCACGCCGTTGCGGGACTTCCAACCCAGCCCCGTGAGCGTCAACTTGGGCTATGCCGACGAGAGCTTCACCGCCTACGACCATCCCAAGGTCATGGTGTTCCGGAATGTCCGGCGCCTGGACGCGGGGGCCATCGCCGCCGCCCTGGGGGAGCCGTCTCCGCGCGAGTCGGGCCCGGGACCGGGGTTGGGGCTGGTGTTCACCCCCGCCGAGTGGCAGACGTACCGGGAGAACGGGACGTGGTCCGCGCTGTTCGACCGGCAAAGCCCCATGAACCGCGCGCCGGATCTGACATGGCTGCTTGCGGTGGAGCTCATGGCGCTGCTGGCCTTTCCGCTGACCTTCAAGGTCTGCGGGCGTCTGCCCGACAGGGGCTACGTGCTTGCCAAGAGCGTCGGTATCCTGCTTGTGGCCTATCTGACGTGGCTCGCGGCGAGCACGTGGGTGCTGCCGTTCGAGCGGGGGACAATCCTGCTGGCGATGGGCCTGCTGGGACTCGTCTCGGCGGGCGTCGCCTGGCGCTGGCGCGCCGAACTCCGGACGTGGCTGGCGCGGAACAGGCGCGTCGTCCTCACCGAGGAGGCCGTCTTCCTGGTGGCCTTCGCGGGCTTCTACGTCATCCGCATCCTGAACCCGGACCTGTGGCACGCCTGGCGCGGCGGCGAGAAGCCGATGGACTTCGCCTATCTGAACGCGGTTGTCCGGTCCGTGTACATGCCCCCGTACGACCCCTGGTTCGCCGGAGGCTATCTGAACTACTACTACTTCGGCCAGTTCATCACTGCCACCATCATCAAGCTGACGGGCATCATTCCCTCGGTGGCCTACAACCTGGCGGTGCCGCTCTTCTACGCCCTGACGGCCAGCGCCGCCTTCTCGATTGCATATAACCTGGCGGCGGCATTCCTGCACGGCGCCAATCTGAAGACGGCGCGCCGTCTGCCCTCTCCTATCGTCGCGGGGGTAGCGGGCGCGGTGCTCGTGGCCGCCATCGGCAACCTGGACGGCGGTATTCAGGTCGCGCAGGGAGCGTGGCGCGTGGTGACGGACAACATTCCGTTCCCGCCGTTCGACTTCTGGCGCTCCAGCCGGATGATGCCGCCCACCATCAGCATCACCGAGTTCCCGTTCTGGTCGTTCCTTTTCGCCGATCTGCATGCGCACCTGATGGGCATGCCCTTCTATCTGCTGGTCATTGGGCTGGCGCTGAACATGGCCCTGGGGT from the Dehalococcoidia bacterium genome contains:
- the gap gene encoding type I glyceraldehyde-3-phosphate dehydrogenase, producing the protein MPAGKNSKTRIGINGFGRIGRQVLRAIHERHPDILEVVAVNDLTDAKTNAHLFKYDTNYGIYPGTVEPRDSGLTIDGCAVQVFAQREPGQIPWRDAGVELVVESTGRFTDAAKAAAHRQGGAKKVIISAPGKGEDITIVLGVNDMLYDPAKHNVISNASCTTNCIAPVAKVLHDAFGIERGLMSTIHAYTNDQKILDQVHEDLRRARAAAMSIIPTTTGAARAVGLVLPELKGKIHGLAFRVPTATVSVVDFVATLKRPVKPEEVNAAYKRAAETNLKGILQYTEEELVSVDFKGNPHSAILDAQLTMVMEGNMVKVVAWYDNEWGYSCRVADLAAKLAKIGM
- a CDS encoding type II toxin-antitoxin system HicB family antitoxin yields the protein MKRRRFQVMLEWDAGDKVWVSYVPALNSLSTFGETRAKALRNTREAIKGYLEAAEKEGLPF
- a CDS encoding DUF2298 domain-containing protein; the encoded protein is MQAPDQPRDIPPAIGQPDLTPPPEPPRPVARRHVGQGVALALILAGIALIALALRLNGVRWDQGHLFHPDERFILMKVGDISFPWPPDLALLLDAERSPWNPHQFPYGSLVFYLLKLAAGLAGLVLGQSGIDDMAVVGRVVIALLDTGAVLLIYALGARLYGRATGLLAAGFAALAVINIQLSHFYTSDPLLTFFLVGSMLFLAGLARTGRLRDAALAGLMLGLALASKVSAAPFLLAAGVAALASCFEGDSLHAASFRRERVGRAVGAFALLLGVAAVAFAVAAPYEILDFRTFAGDVTREGEMARRIADFPYTRQYINTTPYLYHVQQLATWGLGWPLGLVAWGGLAVAFLMAVIRRRKADVLLLTWVVPYFVVVGAFDVKFLRYMLPITPFLLLFGARALVGLHRAVLRWKDDAADTFRGRARRVLAAAPRVTAGIIVVVLAATALYAAAFSAIYTRPHPAVLASQWIQANVPTGAVVAKEHWEEGIPNLGSYRNIELGLYEPDNAAKRDLMARQLAEADLVVFYSNRLYGTIPRLPDRYPMSSRYYQLLFNGDLGFELAYTAVSYPSLVGVGLVDDTFTRPGLTPPTPLRDFQPSPVSVNLGYADESFTAYDHPKVMVFRNVRRLDAGAIAAALGEPSPRESGPGPGLGLVFTPAEWQTYRENGTWSALFDRQSPMNRAPDLTWLLAVELMALLAFPLTFKVCGRLPDRGYVLAKSVGILLVAYLTWLAASTWVLPFERGTILLAMGLLGLVSAGVAWRWRAELRTWLARNRRVVLTEEAVFLVAFAGFYVIRILNPDLWHAWRGGEKPMDFAYLNAVVRSVYMPPYDPWFAGGYLNYYYFGQFITATIIKLTGIIPSVAYNLAVPLFYALTASAAFSIAYNLAAAFLHGANLKTARRLPSPIVAGVAGAVLVAAIGNLDGGIQVAQGAWRVVTDNIPFPPFDFWRSSRMMPPTISITEFPFWSFLFADLHAHLMGMPFYLLVIGLALNMALGWKRGVGFASETASLLLAALAIGALRVINSWDYPTFILLAGAGVAIGEIGARRGLDTGAVVWVVLKLAALVVLSTLFFLPFHEKFKVFYNGVLPSAEQTPLHQYLAVHGLFLFLVISYVAFELWRMARPSGPRPGRTPVGIGAALADQRGLVTVPPYGGPTAIGADASGGVYFWPVYTGVIGATALTLYLLRYETIAFLFVLLAAVVALAELTLMRLREEGAAPRLYVLALVALALGLGIGVDVVTVQGDIERMNTVFKFYLQAWVLLGLASAFVLWRLGAGMALPARPLGLPRVAWVACFAVLLVASLAFPVLGTPARIADRFVALPPTNDGMAYMQFAVHREEDREMELRWDYKAISWLQDNVQGSPVILEGNTDQYHWGNRVSVYTGLPDVVGWDWHQRQQRVAYDWAVTARRADVKEMYSLLNERRTLELLRKYQVEYVYVGPLERVYYPEAGLAKFERMVGTSLDVAFSSPKVVIYRVRAAS